One part of the Halostagnicola larsenii XH-48 genome encodes these proteins:
- a CDS encoding glycerate kinase type-2 family protein — translation MIDRHRVRAETPTEERVLEAIEAGITAAHPRTVITEAIALEDETLRIASERFDLSAYDDVYVLGGGNAAGQVASSIADLLGDRLTGGIVVTDDPASAGPVEMVEGDHPTPTESNVDGTRRLLELARDCDEDTLVVAPVTGGGSALLAAPAEGITLSDLRGLTDELLRSGAPIATINTIRKHVSSIKGGQLARELAPATTVGLVFSDVTSGDPSVVASGPLSPDTTTYETARTALETYDVDAPAAVSTHLQAGEDGDVAETPVDGDAAFDSVSVCVLADNFTAVSAAADVCEDAGYETVILSTSVRGETQAAAKTHVAIAEEIRRTGNPVSPPVAIVSGGETTVTITGDGIGGPNQEFALSAALELPDDVVLGAVDTDGIDGPTDSAGALVSNETIIDRIAAHAALSDNDAYTYLEDRDALLFTGQTGTNVNDLRVMLVGE, via the coding sequence ATGATCGACCGCCACCGTGTCCGGGCCGAGACGCCGACAGAGGAACGAGTACTCGAGGCCATCGAGGCCGGAATCACCGCTGCACACCCACGTACGGTAATCACCGAGGCGATAGCACTCGAAGACGAGACGCTTCGGATTGCCTCCGAGCGGTTCGATCTCTCGGCGTACGACGACGTCTACGTCCTCGGCGGTGGAAACGCAGCGGGGCAGGTCGCCAGTTCGATTGCGGACCTTCTCGGCGACCGTCTCACGGGAGGGATCGTCGTCACCGACGATCCGGCATCCGCGGGTCCGGTCGAGATGGTCGAGGGCGATCATCCAACGCCGACCGAATCGAACGTCGACGGGACGCGTCGCCTCCTCGAGTTGGCTCGAGACTGCGACGAGGACACGCTCGTCGTGGCGCCCGTGACCGGCGGTGGCAGTGCCCTCCTCGCTGCACCAGCGGAAGGGATCACCCTCTCGGATCTTCGAGGGCTGACCGACGAACTGCTCCGAAGTGGCGCACCGATCGCGACGATCAACACGATCAGAAAACACGTCTCTTCGATCAAAGGCGGACAGCTCGCGCGCGAACTCGCTCCCGCGACGACGGTGGGGCTCGTCTTTAGCGACGTGACCTCGGGTGATCCGTCGGTGGTCGCAAGCGGTCCCCTGTCACCGGATACGACGACGTACGAAACCGCCCGTACCGCCCTCGAGACGTACGATGTCGATGCGCCGGCTGCGGTTAGCACTCATCTGCAGGCGGGCGAGGACGGCGACGTGGCCGAGACTCCCGTCGATGGCGACGCCGCATTCGATTCGGTCTCAGTGTGTGTCCTCGCGGATAACTTCACTGCGGTGTCGGCTGCCGCGGACGTCTGTGAGGATGCGGGATACGAGACCGTTATCCTCTCGACGTCCGTGCGCGGTGAGACGCAGGCGGCCGCCAAAACACACGTCGCGATCGCCGAAGAGATCCGACGCACCGGAAACCCGGTGTCCCCTCCTGTCGCGATCGTCTCCGGTGGCGAAACGACGGTGACGATCACCGGGGACGGCATCGGCGGCCCGAATCAGGAGTTCGCACTGAGTGCGGCCCTCGAGCTGCCTGATGACGTGGTTCTGGGCGCAGTCGATACGGACGGCATCGACGGCCCGACCGATTCTGCCGGCGCGCTGGTTTCGAACGAGACGATCATAGATCGGATCGCTGCACACGCCGCACTGTCCGATAACGACGCCTACACGTACCTTGAGGACCGAGACGCGCTCTTGTTTACGGGACAGACTGGGACGAACGTGAACGACCTTCGCGTCATGCTCGTCGGCGAGTAA
- a CDS encoding Bug family tripartite tricarboxylate transporter substrate binding protein gives MPDIHSSNTSGNGVLTRRNAIKALGGSGLALTAGCLDQLQSSGDWPSGQIEIIVPWAAGGGADRTSRAVADAAEEYTEVSWNVANQTGGSGSVGMNEAANSAGNGHTLGVAAPEIALYQHLDQDDLGPDDITPIMQYTEMPAALVVHENSDYSSVGEFVDYAADNPGEIDMAQSGNGSSWHLAGAGFADEADIELDFVSYDGAEPAITAVVNEEVDCTVVGAAEVRSYVNDGDLTALGVMYEEELDALPDAPAMVDEGIDIQIGSWLGHFGSGEMSSDLQEEIAGVYESVYDDDKFSSFLDENQFTQVQRGPSEFQEFIDEQYEYYGTLVEDLDIQV, from the coding sequence ATGCCAGACATTCACAGTAGCAATACCAGTGGGAATGGTGTACTGACTCGTCGGAATGCGATCAAGGCCCTCGGTGGGTCCGGTCTCGCACTGACCGCGGGCTGTCTCGATCAGCTCCAGTCCAGCGGCGACTGGCCGTCTGGTCAGATCGAGATCATCGTTCCGTGGGCGGCCGGTGGTGGCGCCGACCGGACGAGTCGAGCCGTCGCCGACGCGGCTGAGGAGTACACAGAAGTCTCGTGGAATGTCGCGAACCAGACGGGTGGATCTGGATCGGTCGGAATGAACGAGGCCGCCAATTCGGCCGGCAATGGACACACGCTCGGCGTTGCGGCACCGGAAATCGCCCTGTACCAGCACCTCGATCAGGACGATCTCGGCCCGGACGACATCACCCCGATCATGCAGTACACGGAGATGCCCGCGGCACTCGTCGTTCACGAGAACTCTGATTACTCCTCGGTCGGCGAGTTCGTCGACTACGCCGCTGACAATCCGGGAGAAATCGACATGGCCCAGTCCGGAAACGGTTCTTCTTGGCATCTCGCTGGGGCCGGATTCGCCGACGAAGCGGATATCGAACTCGATTTCGTTTCCTACGATGGAGCCGAACCGGCGATCACAGCCGTCGTGAACGAAGAAGTCGACTGTACCGTCGTCGGCGCGGCTGAGGTCCGATCCTATGTGAACGACGGCGACCTGACCGCACTGGGTGTAATGTACGAAGAGGAACTCGATGCGCTTCCCGATGCCCCTGCGATGGTTGACGAAGGCATCGACATCCAGATCGGTTCCTGGCTCGGACACTTCGGATCCGGCGAGATGTCGTCGGACCTGCAAGAGGAGATCGCGGGCGTCTACGAATCCGTCTACGACGACGACAAGTTCTCGTCGTTCCTCGACGAAAATCAGTTCACGCAAGTCCAACGCGGACCGTCGGAATTCCAGGAGTTCATCGACGAACAGTACGAGTACTACGGCACTCTCGTCGAAGATCTGGACATTCAGGTCTAA